A part of Octopus sinensis linkage group LG7, ASM634580v1, whole genome shotgun sequence genomic DNA contains:
- the LOC115214528 gene encoding zinc finger protein 62 homolog isoform X2, whose product MYKCCDQILKKPFLCDIGVKSFIIKNQLTEHKLINGGSILHTKYICGKSFIMSNALSDHKNIIAGETSYPCEICGESYDTSQGAQHKCIHREEKSYLCKICGQSFFQRSLFTSHKHIHIGEKPYDCHTCGKSFSQKSNLNTHIQIHTGKKPYHCDICGKSFFQKSYLTIHKHTHTGEKPYHCDICYKSYSQSCSLIIHKRVHTGERPYHCDICGKSFSRSTNLTSHKNIHAGEKPYRCDICGESFAYSHILTTHIRVHTGEKPYHCDTCGKSFSEKCNLIKHVRIHTGEKPYHCDTCNKSFAQKRYLTTHQYIHTGKHPYHCDICGKSFSEKSNLSKHVLIHTGEKPYQCDICDKLFSQKSSLTIHKRIHTDEKPYHCDVCGKSFSQKTVLTTHKYMHTGEKPYSCDICGKSFTDTNQVTKHKRIHTGKKPYHCDICEKSFSQKRYLTSHKCIQGEERYHCDICGKLFSHMNILTEHIRIHTVEKPFQCDTCGKAFSERSSLTKHVRIHTGEKPFQCDICDKSFSQKGHLKTHQIVHTGEKPYNCDICGNSFTQRSHLTTHQHIHTGERPYSCDICGKSFSERRHVTRHKKIHTGLKPHSCDICGKPFSYRFQVTKHRSIHTREEQSLI is encoded by the exons atgtataaatgctgTGATCAGATACTGAAGAAACCATTTCTGTGTGACATTGGTGTAAAgtcattcatcataaaaaatcaattaactgaacataaattaattaatggagGATCAATACTTCATACTAAATATATTTGTGGCAAAAGTTTCATTATGAGCAATGCATTATCTGATCACAAAAATATTATCGCAGGAGAAACATCCTATCCCTGTGAAATCTGTGGTGAATCATATGATACAAGTCAAGGAGCccaacacaaatgtattcatagaGAAGAGAAGTCATATCTCTGCAAAATCTGTGGTCAGTCATTCTTTCAAAGAAGTCTTTTCACAtctcataaacatattcatattggagagaagccatatgatTGTCACACatgtggtaaatctttttctcagAAAAGTaatctaaatacacacatacaaattcatacaggaaagaagccatatcactgtgatatctgtggtaaatcattctttcagaAATCTTACCTgaccatacacaaacatactcacacaggagaaaagccatatcattgtgatatatgCTATAAATCATACTCACAAAGTTGTAGCTTAATaatacacaaacgtgttcatacaggagagaggccgtatcattgtgatatctgtgggaagtCATTTTCTCGAAGTACTAACTTAACTTCACACAAGAATATTCatgcaggagaaaagccatatcgctgtgatatttgtggtgaatCATTCGCTTACAGCCATATTTTAACTACACACATAcgtgttcacacaggagag aaaccatatcactgtgatacctgtggtaaatcattctctgaaaaatgTAACTTAATTAAACAcgtacgtattcatactggagagaaaccgtatcactgtgacaCATGCAATAAATCATTTGCTCAGAAACGTTACTTAACTACGCaccaatacattcatacaggaaagcatccatatcactgtgatatctgtggtaaatcattctcagaaAAAAGTAACTTAAGTAAGCATGTActgattcatacaggagagaaaccatatcagtgtgatatatgTGATAAATTATTTTCACAGAAAAGTTCCTTaactatacataaacgtattcatacagacgagaagccatatcactgtgatgtatgtggtaaatcgttttctcaAAAAACTGTTttaactacacacaaatatatgcatacaggagagaagccatatagctgtgatatctgcggtaaatcatttacTGATACAAACCAAGTGACTaaacacaaacgaattcatacagggaagaagccatatcactgtgatatctgtgaaaaatcattctctcaaaaacgtTACCTAACTTCACACAAATGTATTCAAGGAGAAGAacgatatcactgtgatatctgtggtaaattattctctcataTGAATATCTTAACTGAACACATACGAATTCATACAGTagagaaaccatttcagtgtgatacctgtggtaaagcATTCTCTGAAAGAAGTTCCTTAACAAAACACgtacgtattcatactggtgagaaaccctTTCAGTGTGACATATGTgacaaatcattttctcaaaaaggTCACTTAAAAACACATCAAAttgttcacacaggagagaagccatataactgtgatatctgtggtaattcaTTTACTCAAAGGAGTCATTTAACTACACACCaacatattcacacaggagagaggccatatagctgtgatatctgtggtaaatccttttctgAAAGAAGACATGTAACTAGACATAAAAAAATTCATACAGGTTTGAAGCCACatagctgtgatatctgtggtaaaccattctctTATAGATTTCAAGTAACCAAACACAGAAGTATCCACACAAGAGAGGAACAGTCACTAATATAA